TATAGTGCTCAGTGGCATACCCAGCAGTCCATGAGTAATAGTGTCAGTgtcatagtatttttttttttactggtttgGCTCTGTAATAATTACAAGCACAGATTGCTTAAGGGTATACAAGACAAATGACCTGTGATGGCTGGAGATGATATTAGATGGGCGAataaaaactaatatatatatatatatatatatatatatatatatataatttgtataatCAAATGATAGGGCAATGTATTTCTTtctcacacgcacgcacgcacacacacacacacacacacacacacacacttaaaggcaGATAGCTGCATCCatgatttctattttttttttaaatgtttcaaatgtcaCTGCTGATAATTTTGTACAGATgtgtacatttgcatttatggtatttggcagacgcccttctCCAGAGCAACTTATAATCCACCATAAGACATATATTCACAGCAAATAATCTGGCAtagatgaaaaaaattaaatgatatacagtattgatttattatttttgtttaatctcTGAAAGACAGGTTTAGCACTGTTAGCCCATTTAAACCAGCCACCCTTGCAAATGACTATAATCTTAAATGAAGTAGTGGGTTTAActataaatattacaattgGTTGAGTATCTTCCCTTATGGTGGTCTGCTTTATTGGCACTGATCGTTCTTTAATCCTCATattgacagaaaaaaacaagaccTTGCTTGTGCATAAAGCAATATTGCAATGACCAGCTAATTATCCAGTGGCATTTGAGGGACGTAAATTGGATGATTATGTACAAAAGGCTACAATTATTACATAATTCCTGTACGTCATAGtcatggttttatttaaaagctAAGCCCAGAGACAAACACTAATTGTCTAACCGGCCAATTTCTTAACAACTGAGCTGCAGATGGTCTTTTCTCAAATTCTGATTGATCTACCCTGCAGCTCAAACAATTTTCAGTTGTCTCATTACACGCCATTACAGTTAATGTGCATAAATGTCATATTTGTAGATAGGAACAAAGACACTGTGTCCTCTAACATAATGATTAGcttaataataatccatccatccatattctgtaccgcttatccttaatgggtcgcggggaacctggagcctatcccagggggcatggggcacaaggtgggggataccctggatggggtgcttaataataataaaactcaaTAATCATACAGTAGCATTTACAGTCATTCATAGAAAGTTACTGTTGTACTGGCTTGTGTTGTATAATGCATGCATAATATGTTATTTAcaagaaaacacacatacagatatatTCAATGAAACATTTGGTTGGTAACCAAAGCACACAAATAAATCCATACTTACCAAGGTGTGCAATGGTGTGGACATTAGTGTGGCACGACATCTGAACTGGGCCCTGAAAATCTCCATGAGGGACTCGGCGGTAGGAGAGTCGGAAACCCTCAACTTTACCCGGCTTGTTAGGCAGCTCCCAAAGGACTTGCACTGATGTAACATTCACCACTTTAGTGAAGAATGCAGGTGGAGTAGGAACTAAAAAATATAAGTGATAATATAACAAATGTACAGGCAATCATCTCCGGTTCTACAGTCCTGCACTGTTTGGAGAGTTCCCTGTTCAGTGATGCCTGATTCAATTAATTGCCAGATTAATTCTGTATATTAGAGCAGAAAAATCACCAAAAATGAATGGGACTTTGGCCCTTGACAATTGCTGATCACCGGTCTGTATGAAGCTGGGAAAGCAGTGCTACAGTTTTCTGGGTGAAAAGATGAGATTTATATTGATGTTGGGAAATGCAAATCTTTAGGGCATCCATGTGGAACCATCCACAACAGCAAAAAGTGAGTCAAAAATGCAAAAGCTCCTAAGAGAAGTAGATCATCAAGAAAACAGATGCTCAAGCATCTGCACATTTATGTAAGACTTGTGCATCCGTGGATTAATGAAAAATATTCTGAGAAGAGTACACATGTTTATAGAACAATTAAGTAAATCTATAGTCTATTCAAATAAGTAAAATGCAAACAGAAATCTCAGCAACTGGGTTTTAGGTCTTTTGGCATACACAGCAGACAGACAGTTACATACCGCCCCCTAGTGTTGTAGCAACTACAGTGCTGGACTCCTGGCTTGCACCGACAGGAGAGTAGGCCTTCAGGTAAATGGAATAGGTGGTGGCAGGCTCCAGGTTGGTGAGATCATGCTGGTAGGTTGTCTTGCTCACAGCTTCCTGAAGTTCTTTATTCTCTGgctctgtaaataataaatcatcaaGTACATGCATGGGAATTCAGAGTTTTGATGGAATATAGACAAAACCATGTacataattaaaatgcaaaatttacaatAAACGAATTTGCTCATTTCTAATTTTGACATGGCAAAATACAAGTCTAAAAATGACTTCTGGTGGATAAAATTAAGGGAAACTACAGTTAATGACGTATAACTGTTTAAATGGATTTTGATGTTCAGACAACATGAAGCAGTAAACCCACTGACAGTATCGCAGTATTACTTACCACCCATTTTGCGTATGTGCAACACATATCCGATGATACTGTCTGTCACCTCTATCGGAGGCTGAGTCCAGGACAGCTGCAGGGTGTTTATGGACAGAGGTGTGGCCTTCAGGCCCTGAGGAGAGTCAGGCAGCTCTGTGGCCAGAGACACAGCCAGACGAGCACTTGCCTGGTTGGTACCAGCACTGTTCTCAGCTATGCACTGGTAGATGGCCTCATCTTCAGACATGATACGAGTCACTGCCAGGGTACTGGAGGATATGTTTTTACAGAGATAAGCAGGAAGGAAAGGTGTATgtgcatctatctatctatctatctatctctctctctctctctctctctctctctctctctctctctctctctatatatatatatatatatatatatatatatatatatatatatattattgatcATCTTTTGGTCAATTGTTGAtctactcattattattattattattattattattattattattattattattactgctgtTGCTGTTTTTCTTACTGTTAAGAGTATTATTATGAATGCTACTAttacttcttctactactactactactactactaaataataataaaatgacacaaaatattatttaagaAATTAGTAGCAGCTCACACAATTGTATGAACTTGGGAATCAATACGTTACCAACTACATGAAACGACTGGAGACTGACATCTTGAGGTGATACGCAGGAATTACCCTAAGCTCGTAATTGGtcatactacagcaattttaGTTAAGTATTACTCTTAGGTTTATCTAATCCCCACTGTGCATTTtagactaatttttttttagcgttAACAGTAAGCCATTGAGCACCTGTTGTTGTTGGTGAGTTTGACGTTGTCTCCAGGAGTGAGGATCTTGCCATTCTTTAGCCAGATGAGATGAGGTTCAGGAACTCCTTGAGCTACACATGTGAACACTGCACTGCTTCCTACTGGTTTAGACACAGACTGTGGCCACTGGATGAATTCAGGAGGAGCTACACAGGAAGCAGATAGCATAAAAAACCGAAATGAAAACATGGATGAGAGGCAAGTCACAACATACAGAGAACAAGCAGAGAATGagtaatagtgtgattaaaaaaaaatgactataaTGACCTTgttaacatttattgaaatgCAGTCAGGATGTGTGATAAATTGAATGTTGATTTGCACTTATGTTACATGATACTACATCATTATACTGCACAcctatgtaaatgtatatgggcaaataaaaaaagtgaataaataaataaataatgaaaggaAACACTAACAGGACCTCAATCTGAATAAGTGAATAAGGAGAAGACATTAATGTGGTGCTCTTGCAGTCTACTTTCACCACAGGGGCTTTGACAAGGGGTTCAAAAGTGACAATGATATCGTATTTGCAGAATTCAGTAGGTTTTGAAATCAGGTTTGTGTTTTTGACAAAAGAGAACTAAATATGAATGAGATTTCCTCAATTGAATCTACCAGCCTTTGATGTCATCCTTAAATATTTGATCTCGAACTTAAATCTTATAAACCTGCTCTGTATCCCGGAGTGCCGTCTGTGGATCGTCCGTCTGCACAGCGGGGCAGATGTGGGTTCATCGTTCCGCATGACACCCCTTCAACGGCCTCACAATAGTCATGCATATATAGAGCTCTCCAGACCCCTGAACCTTGCATCTTATTGACCTATTGACACTAGCTCAGGTTAAACCCCCACCAGACCGCCAACACCCCCACAGAAGGTCCATGACTCTCCAACCCTGGGAAGAGTGTCTGTGGGTGTCCATGGAGGTGTGAAAGGTCAAGGGTCAAAAAGAAGCCTATTTCAATAGAGGACCATTCATCAGTTCGTTCAGTGGAGCCCGTTTTGTAAGACAAAAATATAGATCAGCTGGATGCACAAACACCCTAAAGGGGAAAAGTATAATTGTGTGTCTGAGTTGATTGATTATGGTTTCAAAATTGTGAGGAAATTGGTGATCAAATATATTTCTGATCATTTCACTTCTTTCtctcaattaaaaataatatttcagaAAGGCAAAGTGTAACTGGAACCCTACATTAATTATCTGTGTGAAGtcctaaaataaacaacactgtCACATTTTGCGCTATAAAGACTTCAGGTGATTTTAAGAGACATTGGTCTCTAGCAATCCAGACAGAACCATGAAAGAGGGTGATTTAGATCCGCCAAATCACTTTTCCTCTACTCATATCAATACTTCACCCTGCATTATCAACCAAAACCAAAGAATGCAGATGTTCGTAAGGTTGTGAAAGGATTCTTGTCTCTAAGAGTGACACATTTCTGATTTTAGCTctttaaaagtattattttaatatgttgtaTAGTTTGTTATTCCTTATTCATGTGCTACTTTAATTTCTAATCCATTCTAAGCCTGCATTCTAGTTATCATCTATCAGAAAACAAATACTGCATAAGAAAATTTATGACaattaaaatggagaaaatacagtcagaatgcaaaatcaaagacaaataaaactcatAGAGAGCCCTTTGGGGGATAGTTACCTGCTCTTAGGCCTGATCAGTTGTATCTTTACAGCTGAGATCTAACTGACAGCTTCACTAAGCTTTCACATCAACCAATCTTTAGAAGAGTATTGATCAGCTTTTCTGTGAGCAAGGAATGAGTGATGACCTTTACTTTGAGCAGATCATTCCACATGCGTATCTGTAATTGTTTTTGGCTTCCAGTCTTAATTTCATAAATTATGGTTTCTAAGAACCCTTACAAACAAGAATACTTTGAATATAATAAAGTTTTGAAATAGTCTCTTGATATTTGAAGGGAAAAGTTATAACTGAAGAAATGATGGTTTTAGCTTTGCATATCTTTTGCATGGGACACTCATAAGCAATACTTAATGGCTTATCTCAAACCCTCACATTCAAGAATAACATTTTCCCACATTTTCAGAGAAAACCTGGTGATCTGGCAGCTGTGGAATCTGCATTATAAAGCCAGTTAATGACTTTGCTATGATTTTTCATATGAAAATTTTTACCCCCAAATATAAAGGAGCTGAATATCAAAGGGTCTGTCACACAAAGCCAAATGTCCCCCTTCCCCTTCCCCCGACACCTTGAACTTCTCTCTGCTGACTCCCAGCTGTGACGAAAACGACCATCCCCATTGCTGTGGCGGTAAAAGAGGGGGCAGGGGCATGGGACGACGGTCACCCTTTCTCATTTTAGAGTCATAAATTCTGCTGGACTCCACCCCTCATTGGCTGTCTGTCAGGCCAGGCTACACCCCACCCCTGCCTCTCTATAACCGCCAGTGGGTCAGTGTCAAAGGTCAGAACTGACAGGTCAGAGGTTAGAGGTGATGGCTCTTcgcactaaacacacacaaacacacatttctgttgTAACTGACCCTTCTGTCTATTCTTCATTATACCTTGCCATCCAGGCAACTGTTTGGACCAGGACTTCTGTCCAGACCAACATGGGTTAAGTACACAGGGAAGTgtcagagtgtgagagagaaaactTTGTGAAAGAACAGCTATCTCTAATGTTCTCAATCATCTATATTTTGGTATTAGAAATCAACCTGAGCAGGAGGTCATACAATATATCATACAATGTAACAgcttaaaaagtcttaaaaaggTCTGTCTTTTTAAGTGTGTCTAGTGTGCATTTAAAATTAATAGaccattattataatttattgaATTACTGCTAGAAATATATTTCTGGAAGCATGCAGAATGCAAGTCCAGCTGATACTAGAAATTCTGAATGCTTTTGTAAGGTTATACACTGATTATGAAATCTGGAACTGcaaattatatattgtatatttctcACTTGGGTCCAAAGCCATAAAACTCTTTGTTGTACTCTTACCAAAAAGTCaatcaataaattaatgaatatattaaaGATTAATCCCCATGGCTAAACTGCCAAACCCTTTGTATAAGACAGATAGGAGGGACTATTGATTAATCAGGTTAAGGATGGACACTTGGAATAAAGATaggaaaaaaacacagttgGGTGCAAGGATTTAGAACAAACAAAGCAGTATTAAGACTAATTATATTAGACATAATCTGATAGATTAGTATTTTAAGCACAGTGAATTTGTCCCCATAAACAGAGTCACATACAGTATGACTTTCATCAGTGTTGCAGAAAGTGTTTATAATGCTAGTATCAGATTATGGCCATGTTGTGTGTCCAGTTACCCTGAGGACATCCAATTAGTGAGGGTAATGTCATAGAGAAATATGAGCAGGCTAATATAGACAGTGGCAGGGTGATGGATGAGCCATGTCAGCCTGAGGCACGAAGAGCGAGAATACTTATAGCAGGCTTCATTACCCACTCTGCACCACTACAGTGTCCTCAACTAATGTTgatacccttggtaaatatgagcaaagaaggctgtgaaaaattatctttattgtttaaccttttgatcttttgtaaaaAATTAAGCTTCAGTGCTTAATTGGCAAAATGATAGTCATGGGTCTCACGGTTTACATGAAAAGTACCATTCCCAGACATAAGTCATAAGACACCATTCCCTTCTGGTTAGGAGTGATAATTGGTGGGAGAGACTGAATATTGACTTCCAACCTCCTGCTTTCCAATCAGCTTTCAAAATGAATCACTAAACACAAGTCAGGTTTCATGCCTGGCCATTTTAGTACTCAAAGTGTCCATACTCTTATTATCCTTACATGCACAAATACAAACATCTCACAGTCATGCTTCACTGCTATTTAAATATTGTAAGAGCAGTGAATTCACAGGAAATCAGTCCTTGGCCTCCTAGGGTTTAAATGTGTacctttacagaaacataaagtGTTTGTCAATATGGAGTGAGCTCAATCATCCATTTCAGTGACTGCTTTATCCTAGTAGGAATCACAGTGTATCCTGAATCCAAGGTATCATGCACATGAGGAGAATGTGTTAATCTCCGCAAAGAAAGTAACCAGAGCTCAGATTTGGACAATGGAGCTGAATTAAGTTGCAAATAATTCAAAATCACTAAATGTGATTACATCATGGTAGCTGTTATAGTTATACAGTAACCTACCTTGAACTACCAGCCTGCCAAGAGCTGTACGTCTCATCCTGGTACCAGGACGATTGGCAGCGCACACATACACTCCAGAGTGCTGCAGGGACACGTCAGAGATCATCAGGTTCCCCGTGCCCAGGACCTGGATTCCTTCCACACCTATAGATCTTCCATCTAAagacccacacacaaacacagctgaaCTATAGTACTGTACCGCTGAATTCTAGTATGCACCTCTATAATAGGAGCAATGCTATTGAAAAACAGCAATGTCTGAGGTGATATCCAGCTGTATAATGGTAGTATTATACTAAGATCACATAAAACATGCTTGCTCAGTTGAAAATCTGAAGGTTCTAACCCAGTCTGCTCCAAGACACGATAGGTCTGGGGTTTCCAGTAGCAATACACTCCAAAATGGCTGTCTGATGGACGGTGATAGTGAGATTCTGGGGGCCAGACAGGATCACTGGTTCCTTGTAGATGCGTGGAGCTCCACCtaacagaaaataaaagggGGGAAAATGTAGTGTATATAGAGAATTCAAAGCAAATAAAATCAACTGTGACATAAATATGACAATATGAATCCTGACATTTCACACATTATTTTATCTgctgtattatttattcatgatcagcgtcataaaataataaagatgcAACATGTCAATTATCATCCAATATTTCAACAGAGATTTCTATGAATATTATTTTATGAGGATATACAGCTCAAACCAAGTGATTAGTGGAAATGTCATGATGTCAAAAGTCATTGGCTACTTATTTTAGATTGTATTCTACCAACATGATTTCtatctctttttaaataagaaatgcTCACTGACCAGTGACGTTGAGCAGGGCTTCGTGGCTGTAGCGGATGTTAGCAATGTTGGTAGCAACACAGCGAAAAACTCCAGCGTCTGACTTCTTCACCCCAGTGATCTGCAGGATGCCCATGGGGAGAAGTGTGTACCTGgattggacagagagagagagagagagagagagagtgagcagaAAAAGAGCCTTTGTGTCAGAGGAGAATAGGTCAAATAGCAAAAAATATTGGTtcaagaacaaaaaaaccctttccaTATTAccatatttcatattatttcCATAAAAACCACATTACCTTTCATTTGATGTGCTGATGGCCATACGATCTTTCTCCCAGGTGATGCTGGCCTCAGGAATACTGTTCACCTGGCACTGAAAACGTGCCACTCCTCCCTCATCCACCGTCATGGACTCTGGATGAGTATGAAACTTAGGAAGAGCTGTatgggacagacagacaagtgAATGTAACTGTTAATAAATGGTATGAGATTTTATACTTGTACTAGTCACAGATGGGGAAAACAAAATCCAATCAAGTTTCATGTCTTTCATGTCACATGTTCATCATATAATTAACCAAACCTTTTATGTTGCATGTAGAGTACAACCTGTATAATTGCATAATCAGTGAAGAGGATTTGAGAAGTGGAACACTCTTCTTTAGGAAAAGGCATGTTTTGTTCAATGTGCATTAAAGGTAAAACTTTAGAGCGTTATAATTGTGTTATAGTTACAAAGTGTTATATAGTTGATATTAGCATGTGTAATATGGTCAATTACTGTACATGATTTTCTATACAAGACGCAAGATGTTATATTAAAAAATCTTACTGCCCTTTACGACACATTTCCATAATTGTGTGATGGAGCTTTCATTTCATGAGATGGAAAGACAGGTAACACTGAGGAAGTTAAGACTGAAGTTGAATGTCAATACTAATATAACTTATTAAATCAGTTGTGCGACATTTTTGACATGACACTTGACTAAAAACATGAGAATTGTGGGAACTTTCGGTTTTGCCAGTAACGCTGAATCACAATTAATAATCTTTAGTAAATGcttgttaaataaatgcatttatggAGAAGCTTCAGTTTGGGAAGTTTGAGTTTAAGGCAGTCATGATCAGTATGGCAAACACCACTTCAATATGTCCTGATCTGCAAAAAAGAACCGACTCTACTGGATGAACTAAAATGCTTCCTGGAACTACAGCCCAGGAACTAAAATCAGCCGTGGTTACTTTTAGCAGAAGTTTCTGTTGTAAAAATTAATGTATAAAGCTCATTCTAAAGTGTCATGCTCACAAAGGGTCAGTATAGTCATGTACACAATACAGAATAGTGAAACCGTACACTTCAATACCAATAAATTTGCAATATGCACACATAGTATCTTTCTTTGTCATTGGGGTGCTACCCTCAAGTGTACATCTTTTCTACCTTTAATACATATGTGCATATAGTTTAccttttaaatgatttcaggtACATAAATGTACCATTATaatttttagagtaaagctttaaaaatgtgtacattatttgcacatttctaggtaaaaggcacactaaaggtacaaaatgtATACGCTTTAGGGTACCActccagcaacaaggaaaggtaAAGTTTAGTACCTTTGTTTCTGTGAGTGTATGATAATGGCATATTTATCTATCCCACTTACATGCCAGCTGAACACGGGCCTTACGGCTGACCAGCATGCCGTAACGGTTCTGGGCAGCACAGTGGTATTCTCCAGCATCAGTGGAATCTCCATCTCGTTTCTTCTGGAAGCTCCAGATCAGCAGGGTACCATTGGACAAAACTGTGGTCCGTGTACCAGCTACTGTAGGCACCGGTTTCCCATTCTTAAGCCACATCACAGTGATGGGTTCCTCACCCTCCACCCGGCAGTCCAACATGAGCGGTCTCTCCCTTACAGCAATCACATCACTGGGCTGGAGCAGAAAGGCCAGCTCTAAGCCATGACATACACCTGACcattagagaaagagagagctggTTAGACCTCAAATGTAGAAAATTGTGACATTGGTATTATAAGGTTCTACCTCTCATTTGTTTTTAGCTCGGCTAGAACCTTATAACACTAAGGTCACAAAATGAATGTGTTAACTTGCATTGAAAATTCAATAGTATATTAGAATTTTATTTCTAATGTGATATGGAGAGCATGATTGCTTATGCTGTATTAAATGATTAATGTTTAGTAGTCATGAGTATTATTAATTGATGACATTAGTTCTTAATTACAATGGAAAAATGCATTGTTATGGAAAAAAGGTGATATACCCAaccatgaaaataaaataaactaccAGACATAGAGATCGTAACATCCCCTGAGTTGTTATAATGTACTGGACAAGCTTTATTAACATAAGCCAACTACTGAAATACTACATTGTATCTTCACAGGTAGTGCACATTCTCAAATCCGCATACTTTATGATACAATACTCGTATGAAAACCTGTACCTGTCTAATTCactgctttatttcatttcagtctTTGTTAATGGAGCAATTGCCAAGTCAAATTCACTGAAAGTGAACTCTTACTTGGCCAATAAAGTTATTTCtgatatatacattttaataagaaaacactggaaaatatTATTTCTTCTCCATACACCTCATTCTGCTTGTTACAAAGTAAATGGGTATAAATGAAAATAGTAAGATTCTACACCAGCTCTATAAACAAAGCTTTCATTCCTAACTACACTGCCTTGACTGCAAGATTGAGGTGTTACATTGTCAATATCCCCTTTAGCTCTGTATCATCAAAATAAGCCTGGCTATAACAATAAGGCCAAATGCTGTGTGGCCACTGAACCAAAAAGGTCttgacaaagacaaaaacagacccaaagAGTTGTGAGGGTTACAAGGTCAAGTTAAAGCAGCCACTTTTGGGTAAGCCCACCCTGATGACAATAGCACTGTGACAACTCCCTTTTTCCAACTCCCTAAAAAAAGCGGCAATCAACCATCAGGAGCCATCAGCTCTTCTCTAAGATTGGGCCATCTGCCCCCTACTTATGCAGACCCCCACCCTTCCATACCCCCACCCCAGACCCCATTTTCCTTTCACTCTGACTTGGAGGTGACTTTCCCATGCCACTCGCTAACCCCAGTCCTCTCTAAGTGTCAACCTTTACGCTATGGCTCTTTCCTtcatttgcttttcttttcagagGGACGTCCCAAGACTCCCGTCCACACGTATGCCCCATAGTGACCCAGGGAGATAGCCATTGCTTTAGTCCCAGCTGTTGTTGAGGTCTTGAACTTGCACTAGAAAATGTGAAGTAGGGATCTGAGGCTTCTGGACACAAATAACCCCCAACCCGGTATGCACATTATGCACATCACAGCTCCAACAACTGGCCCTCGTAAACATGCACCTGCTTTTTAAACCTTATAATGTGAACAGCAaaacatttaccaacaacaaTTAAGTCTTATAAAGCACATC
The sequence above is drawn from the Ictalurus furcatus strain D&B chromosome 24, Billie_1.0, whole genome shotgun sequence genome and encodes:
- the si:ch211-57n23.4 gene encoding immunoglobulin superfamily DCC subclass member 3, translated to MKPRILLTCILTFTCSCVCHGLELAFLLQPSDVIAVRERPLMLDCRVEGEEPITVMWLKNGKPVPTVAGTRTTVLSNGTLLIWSFQKKRDGDSTDAGEYHCAAQNRYGMLVSRKARVQLASLPKFHTHPESMTVDEGGVARFQCQVNSIPEASITWEKDRMAISTSNERYTLLPMGILQITGVKKSDAGVFRCVATNIANIRYSHEALLNVTGGAPRIYKEPVILSGPQNLTITVHQTAILECIATGNPRPIVSWSRLDGRSIGVEGIQVLGTGNLMISDVSLQHSGVYVCAANRPGTRMRRTALGRLVVQAPPEFIQWPQSVSKPVGSSAVFTCVAQGVPEPHLIWLKNGKILTPGDNVKLTNNNSTLAVTRIMSEDEAIYQCIAENSAGTNQASARLAVSLATELPDSPQGLKATPLSINTLQLSWTQPPIEVTDSIIGYVLHIRKMGEPENKELQEAVSKTTYQHDLTNLEPATTYSIYLKAYSPVGASQESSTVVATTLGGVPTPPAFFTKVVNVTSVQVLWELPNKPGKVEGFRLSYRRVPHGDFQGPVQMSCHTNVHTIAHLDPGAVYEVKLVAYNGNGESDCSKRLVSLAEDGTTAKASAGEESRCNCRETEGSLAGMVVGIHIGMACIIFCVLFLMFGYRRSFLCRKGTQDRWSVPRGEDGGHHAHNNGISKHGPPHPQAIELLPRGQTQAFPTQCQVLIEQHSSGLPGTNAGTG